One genomic region from Dehalococcoidia bacterium encodes:
- the rpmD gene encoding 50S ribosomal protein L30 has protein sequence RITWKRSAIGCQEDQKQTIRSLGFRKLGQTVEFSDSRTVRGMIHKVRHLVLVDESDQSARQEQRRRGS, from the coding sequence TACGGATTACCTGGAAACGCAGCGCGATCGGCTGCCAAGAGGACCAGAAGCAGACGATCCGATCGCTCGGCTTTCGCAAGCTGGGGCAGACGGTCGAGTTTTCCGACAGCCGGACCGTGCGTGGTATGATCCACAAGGTCCGGCACCTGGTCCTCGTCGACGAGAGCGACCAGAGCGCAAGGCAGGAGCAGCGACGCCGTGGATCTTAG
- the rplO gene encoding 50S ribosomal protein L15: MDLSQLSAPGARHRRIRVGRGNASGKGTYAGKGLKGQKARSGNDIRLGFEGGQLPLVRRMARKRGFTNIFRVEYEWVNLRQLAALPAGSVVTKDSLLAAGVIKRDDKPLKVLGEGELTHPLTVRAQRFTSGARQKIEAAGGTVDELEPRPVREAAAPAAATEAPGEAPGEAPGEAEE, translated from the coding sequence GTGGATCTTAGTCAGCTTTCCGCGCCCGGGGCGCGGCATCGGCGGATCCGCGTCGGCCGCGGCAATGCGTCGGGCAAGGGCACCTACGCCGGCAAGGGTCTCAAAGGCCAGAAAGCGCGCAGCGGCAACGACATCCGCCTCGGGTTCGAGGGCGGCCAGTTGCCGCTGGTGCGGCGCATGGCGCGCAAGCGCGGCTTCACCAACATCTTCCGCGTCGAGTACGAGTGGGTGAACCTTCGCCAGCTCGCGGCGTTGCCGGCTGGCAGCGTCGTGACGAAGGATTCGCTGCTCGCGGCCGGCGTGATCAAGCGCGACGACAAGCCGCTCAAAGTGCTGGGCGAAGGCGAGCTGACGCATCCGCTCACGGTGCGGGCGCAACGCTTCACCAGCGGGGCGCGCCAGAAGATCGAGGCAGCCGGCGGCACGGTGGACGAGTTGGAGCCGCGGCCGGTGCGCGAGGCGGCCGCGCCCGCGGCAGCAACGGAAGCGCCAGGGGAAGCGCCAGGGGAAGCGCCAGGGGAAGCGGAGGAGTAG